The proteins below come from a single Tachypleus tridentatus isolate NWPU-2018 chromosome 13, ASM421037v1, whole genome shotgun sequence genomic window:
- the LOC143237973 gene encoding longistatin-like isoform X1, whose translation MSERHPINYLSYPSSFILFLIGYALFVYPESGNGNIQENKSTASVTAEDVRRKWDAEEIIRDLDHIKEDLNNILELHESGAISPNDSLFYFFRMHDFDDNKMLDGIELIVAVRHSFEHSNQPEDEMPLVEVVQIVDSFFKYDEDKNGFLTYPEMRKNLGDTIQTKEEHKK comes from the exons ATGAGTGAAAGACACCCCATAAACTATCTGTCTTATCCAAG tagttTCATCTTATTCCTAATCGGTTATGCGCTTTTTGTTTATCCGGAAAGTGGAAATGGaaacatacaagaaaataaaagtactgCTTCCGTCACAGCAGAAGATGTTCGACGAAAATGGGATGCAGAGGAAATTATTAGGGACTTAGA CCACATAAAAGAAGATCTGAATAATATTCTGGAACTCCATGAATCGGGAGCAATTTCTCCAAATgactctttattttatttttttcg TATGCACGACTTTGACGACAATAAGATGTTAGACGGTATAGAGTTGATAGTCGCTGTTCGCCACTCCTTCGAACACTCGAATCAACCAGAAGATGAGATGCCATTAGTTGAAGTGGTTc AAATAGTTGATTCCTTTTTCAAATACGACGAAGACAAGAATGGATTTTTGACATATCCAGAAATGAGAAAGAACCTCGGAGACACAATACAGACCAAAGAAGAACACAAAAAATGA
- the LOC143239289 gene encoding multiple coagulation factor deficiency protein 2 homolog, with translation MELRLVPLWTVIISSSLPMVMLREPRHNGHVPDLLDKGSSSILHDERHIRADLYNYFGVSMDETLTNSEIGVYFFQLHDLDKDNRLDGLEILAAINHVADNVYDPSDDENEASHPATYFVQQKWNTKFANDAVVIDKILQENDLNKDGFLIYSEYALARQRT, from the exons ATGGAGCTACGCCTAGTTCCTCTCTGGACTGTTATAATCTCGTCCAGTCTTCCAATGGTAATGTTGAGAGAACCGAGGCATAATGGCCACGTCCCAGACTTACTTGACAAGGGATCTTCAAGTATTCTTCATGATGAAAG GCACATTCGAGCAGATCTTTATAACTACTTCGGTGTCAGTATGGACGAAACTTTGACGAATAGTGAAATAGGTGTATACTTTTTTCA GTTACACGATTTGGACAAAGATAATAGACTAGACGGATTAGAGATTCTAGCCGCAATAAATCACGTTGCTGATAACGTCTATGATCCGTCTGATGATGAGAACGAAGCATCTCATCCGGCAACTTACTTCGTGCAACAAAAGTGGAACACAAAGTTTGCCAATGACGCAG ttgtcaTCGATAAGATCTTGCAAGAAAACGACTTGAATAAAGATGGATTTCTGATCTACTCCGAGTACGCATTGGCCAGACAAAGAACGTGA
- the LOC143237973 gene encoding longistatin-like isoform X3 has product MSERHPINYLSYPSSFILFLIGYALFVYPESGNGNIQENKSTASVTAEDVRRKWDAEEIIRDLDMHDFDDNKMLDGIELIVAVRHSFEHSNQPEDEMPLVEVVQIVDSFFKYDEDKNGFLTYPEMRKNLGDTIQTKEEHKK; this is encoded by the exons ATGAGTGAAAGACACCCCATAAACTATCTGTCTTATCCAAG tagttTCATCTTATTCCTAATCGGTTATGCGCTTTTTGTTTATCCGGAAAGTGGAAATGGaaacatacaagaaaataaaagtactgCTTCCGTCACAGCAGAAGATGTTCGACGAAAATGGGATGCAGAGGAAATTATTAGGGACTTAGA TATGCACGACTTTGACGACAATAAGATGTTAGACGGTATAGAGTTGATAGTCGCTGTTCGCCACTCCTTCGAACACTCGAATCAACCAGAAGATGAGATGCCATTAGTTGAAGTGGTTc AAATAGTTGATTCCTTTTTCAAATACGACGAAGACAAGAATGGATTTTTGACATATCCAGAAATGAGAAAGAACCTCGGAGACACAATACAGACCAAAGAAGAACACAAAAAATGA
- the LOC143237973 gene encoding longistatin-like isoform X2: MSERHPINYLSYPSFILFLIGYALFVYPESGNGNIQENKSTASVTAEDVRRKWDAEEIIRDLDHIKEDLNNILELHESGAISPNDSLFYFFRMHDFDDNKMLDGIELIVAVRHSFEHSNQPEDEMPLVEVVQIVDSFFKYDEDKNGFLTYPEMRKNLGDTIQTKEEHKK, encoded by the exons ATGAGTGAAAGACACCCCATAAACTATCTGTCTTATCCAAG ttTCATCTTATTCCTAATCGGTTATGCGCTTTTTGTTTATCCGGAAAGTGGAAATGGaaacatacaagaaaataaaagtactgCTTCCGTCACAGCAGAAGATGTTCGACGAAAATGGGATGCAGAGGAAATTATTAGGGACTTAGA CCACATAAAAGAAGATCTGAATAATATTCTGGAACTCCATGAATCGGGAGCAATTTCTCCAAATgactctttattttatttttttcg TATGCACGACTTTGACGACAATAAGATGTTAGACGGTATAGAGTTGATAGTCGCTGTTCGCCACTCCTTCGAACACTCGAATCAACCAGAAGATGAGATGCCATTAGTTGAAGTGGTTc AAATAGTTGATTCCTTTTTCAAATACGACGAAGACAAGAATGGATTTTTGACATATCCAGAAATGAGAAAGAACCTCGGAGACACAATACAGACCAAAGAAGAACACAAAAAATGA